Proteins encoded together in one Anguilla anguilla isolate fAngAng1 chromosome 9, fAngAng1.pri, whole genome shotgun sequence window:
- the uimc1 gene encoding msx2-interacting protein isoform X4: MPRKKRTRRRDTDDDGSAFPSKRRHTDNDELLIISDSENEEEEHRPAAREGRLRGRETRTQARVLCPDRDVVSAELTEEEMMELAVRLSEREAGNAALRRQQQEEEDMRLAIAQSLHANGMQANSEDCESLPLVMTPVGGSQPLAGQSPTPAAESPAFPPRKKPLSLSLSNRKRDVSTEDQFTMATGVGVAQRGRVSDPPSQSADPSESPPIGTDTPLSAPPASEAIGPSQGEALGSDSEGESRGSSAGGPSQAGGPSHRPVLRIEKLSQALEQDCRSAGFVLCSQSDPAKLPASGASPSSPPPSPEPPQSPTFPRSDRREDGRGPGGARNSPETAAAVACAPRGGEEASEPPPHRKGRPPGSHGCSERTHRSHLEPLVPRGVILKGKREDGSRDHGGSDREQSQRSTSSQPAHGVSERTAGGALQVALQPGQDFSTQMTLHWEDNEDEESPVENEECPIVAQTPSPPRSQSAVCEQSSYSESESLLRDVPGSVPSPVFPRDASRNPTTPLSGLAPPSAPRAGVGGARGIRRKITFRNMYAPIPAVPSGQGEPSCSGGPGASPSLQAPAQPTKEEQGAGHVLYYWGVPFCPRGQNPDDYTQVILTQLEVYEKSLKSAQRGLLRKAEWGEPVLPGPLKRPFCRRARLKRSRPARPLRNEEEEEEEDPGEAEEEEEEEEERGGSQKGSEAVGGDREGGAPDSEALEAPSQTLPEEPKSSLDSNFVPEEPPDKFRLLRRRALRDRTPPQPETQLLEHQEEEEEEEGMCPETQMSEENTQDVNMESPAGSQPRPESEVMEVEQEEVGQEVHSQPTEAAAGGEEATMEVEVTEQEAQDAQDAQGRSGRVECPICMHGFPLSQIEMHAAYCDGSADTEESCSQAQAMVLRKSTRRTEEADEDRPSTRLTRVPLQEKCFLCHGLFPVPEYDSHVEACIQKSTRTNQGAKSLLTALDRSEQKDSEAGPSHSFRRKEIRYRSIAHHISNSRYSCIISVPAGTAPSYH; the protein is encoded by the exons ATGCCACGGAAAAAGCGAACTCGGAGAAGAGATACCGACGACGATGGCAGTGCATTTCCCAGCAAGAGAAGACACACAGATAATGACGAACTACTGatcatttctgacagcgaaaatgAG GAAGAGGAGCACAGACCAGCCGCCAGGGAAGGCCGTTTGCGTGGGAGAGAGACCAGAACACAGGCTAGAG TTTTGTGCCCAGACAGGGATGTTGTTTCCGCAGAGCTGACGGAGGAGGAGATGATGGAGTTGGCGGTGCGGCTGAGTGAAAGGGAAGCTGGGAACGCGGCGCTCAGACGacagcagcaggaagaggaggacatgAGGCTGGCCATCGCTCAGAGTCTACAT GCTAATGGCATGCAGGCTAACAGCGAGGACTGTGAGTCGTTGCCGTTGGTGATGACCCCTGTCGGGGGGTCACAGCCCTTGGCTGGCCAGAGCCCCACCCCCGCTGCAGAAAGCCCTGCCTTCCCCCCCAGAAAGAAGCCCTTATCTCTGAGTTTGAGCAATAGGAAGAGAGACGTATCCACAGAGGACCAGTTCACTATGGCAACCGGAGTGGGCGTggctcagagagggagggttagCGACccacccagccaatcagcagaccCGTCTGAGTCTCCGCCCATCGGCACGGACACTCCCCTGTCAGCTCCTCCTGCCTCAGAGGCG ATCGGCCCGTCCCAAGGAGAGGCCCTGGGCTCAGACTCTGAGGGAGAATCTCGGGGCTCCTCTGCGGGGGGCCCCTCCCAGGCGGGGGGCCCCTCCCACAGGCCCGTGCTCCGCATAGAGAAGCTGAGCCAGGCCCTGGAGCAGGACTGCCGCTCCGCCGGGTTTGTGCTCTGCTCGCAGAGCGATCCCGCCAAATTACCCGCGTCCGGCGCGTCGCCGTCCTCTCCGCCGCCGAGCCCGGAGCCCCCCCAGAGCCCCACCTTCCCCCGCTCAGACCGAAGGGAGGACGGGCGGGGGCCCGGAGGGGCGCGGAACTCTCCGGAAACGGCCGCGGCCGTCGCGTGTGCGCCGCGTGGAGGTGAAGAGGCTTCtgagcccccccctcaccgTAAAGGCCGACCCCCCGGGAGCCACGGCTGCTCTGAACGGACCCACAGATCCCACCTGGAGCCTCTGGTTCCGAGGGGCGTAATTCTGAAAGGCAAGCGCGAGGACGGGAGCAGAGATCAC GGCGGTTCTGATCGGGAGCAGAGCCAGCGCTCGACGAGCAGCCAGCCCGCTCACG GCGTGTCCGAGCGCACCGCTGGAGGGGCCCTGCAGGTGGCGCTGCAGCCTGGACAGGACTTCTCCACTCAGATGACACTACACTGGGAAGACAACGAGGATGAGGAAAGTCCTGTGGAG AATGAAGAATGCCCAATTGTGGCTCAGACCCCCAGTCCTCCAAGATCCCAGAGTGCAGTTTGTGAGCAGAGCAGTTACTCAGAATCGGAATCCCTCCTCAGAGATGTACCCGGCTCTGTGCCCAGCCCGGTCTTCCCGCGGGACGCCTCCCGAAATCCCACGACCCCCCTCAGCGGCCTGGCCCCCCCCTCGGCTCCCAGGgcgggtgtgggcggggccagaggcATTCGGAGAAAGATTACATTCAGGAACATGTACGCTCCCATACCTGCAGTGCCTTCAGGACAGGGAGAGCCCTCCTGCAGCGGTGGCCCCGGGGCTAGCCCCTCCCTCCAGGCCCCGGCCCAGCCCACTAAAgaggagcagggggcggggcatgtgCTGTATTACTGGGGCGTGCCCTTCTGCCCCCGGGGGCAGAACCCGGACGACTACACTCAGGTGATCCTCACCCAGCTGGAGGTGTACGAGAAGAGCCTGAAATCTGCCCAGCGGGGGCTGCTCCGCAAGGCCGAGTGGGGGGAGCCCGTGCTCCCCGGCCCCCTCAAACGGCCCTTCTGCCGCCGGGCCCGCCTCAAACGCTCCCGGCCTGCCCGGCCCCTGCGcaacgaggaggaggaggaggaggaggacccgggagaggcggaggaggaggaggaggaggaggaggagaggggcggaTCGCAGAAAGGCTCGGAGGCGGttgggggggacagagagggcgGGGCGCCGGACAGTGAAGCTCTGGAGGCTCCATCACAGACACTGCCAGAGGAG cCAAAATCCTCGTTGGACTCTAACTTTGTGCCTGAAGAACCACCAGACAAATTCAGACTTTTGAG GAGACGCGCCCTCAGGGACCGGACTCCCCCTCAGCCCGAGACACAGCTGCTGGAGcaccaggaggaagaggaggaggaggagggaatgTGTCCAG aGACCCAGATGAGCGAGGAGAACACGCAGGATGTGAACATGGAGAGCCCTGCTGGGAGTCAG CCCAGGCCGGAGTCTGAGGTGATGgaggtggagcaggaggaggtggggcaGGAGGTGCACAGCCAGCccacagaagcagcagcaggaggagaggaggccaCCATGGAGGTGGAGGTGACGGAGCAGGAGGCGCAGGATGCGCAGGATGCGCAGGGCCGCAGTGGGAGGGTGGAGTGTCCCATCTGCATGCACGGCTTCCCGCTGTCGCAGATCGAGATGCACGCTGCGTACTGCGACGGCAGCGCCGACACCGAGGAGAGCTGCTCACAGGCGCAAG CTATGGTTCTGCGGAAGAGCACCAGGAGGACTGAAGAGGCTGATGAGGATCGGCCCAGCACCAGACTTACCAG agTACCACTGCAGGAGAAGTGCTTCCTGTGTCACGGGCTGTTCCCTGTGCCTGAGTACGACAGCCACGTGGAGGCCTGCATCCAAAAGTCCACCCGCACCAATCAG GGAGCGAAGAGCTTGCTGACAGCGTTGGACCGGTCGGAGCAGAAAGACTCTG aAGCTGGGCCATCGCATTCATTCAGAAGGAAAGAAATCAGGTACCGTTCTATCGCACATCATATCAGTAACAGCAG GTACAGCTGCATCATATCAGTACCAGCAGGTACAGCTCCATCATATCACTAA
- the uimc1 gene encoding BRCA1-A complex subunit RAP80 isoform X1 has translation MPRKKRTRRRDTDDDGSAFPSKRRHTDNDELLIISDSENEEEEHRPAAREGRLRGRETRTQARVLCPDRDVVSAELTEEEMMELAVRLSEREAGNAALRRQQQEEEDMRLAIAQSLHANGMQANSEDCESLPLVMTPVGGSQPLAGQSPTPAAESPAFPPRKKPLSLSLSNRKRDVSTEDQFTMATGVGVAQRGRVSDPPSQSADPSESPPIGTDTPLSAPPASEAIGPSQGEALGSDSEGESRGSSAGGPSQAGGPSHRPVLRIEKLSQALEQDCRSAGFVLCSQSDPAKLPASGASPSSPPPSPEPPQSPTFPRSDRREDGRGPGGARNSPETAAAVACAPRGGEEASEPPPHRKGRPPGSHGCSERTHRSHLEPLVPRGVILKGKREDGSRDHGGSDREQSQRSTSSQPAHGVSERTAGGALQVALQPGQDFSTQMTLHWEDNEDEESPVENEECPIVAQTPSPPRSQSAVCEQSSYSESESLLRDVPGSVPSPVFPRDASRNPTTPLSGLAPPSAPRAGVGGARGIRRKITFRNMYAPIPAVPSGQGEPSCSGGPGASPSLQAPAQPTKEEQGAGHVLYYWGVPFCPRGQNPDDYTQVILTQLEVYEKSLKSAQRGLLRKAEWGEPVLPGPLKRPFCRRARLKRSRPARPLRNEEEEEEEDPGEAEEEEEEEEERGGSQKGSEAVGGDREGGAPDSEALEAPSQTLPEEPKSSLDSNFVPEEPPDKFRLLRRRALRDRTPPQPETQLLEHQEEEEEEEGMCPETQMSEENTQDVNMESPAGSQPRPESEVMEVEQEEVGQEVHSQPTEAAAGGEEATMEVEVTEQEAQDAQDAQGRSGRVECPICMHGFPLSQIEMHAAYCDGSADTEESCSQAQAMVLRKSTRRTEEADEDRPSTRLTRVPLQEKCFLCHGLFPVPEYDSHVEACIQKSTRTNQGAKSLLTALDRSEQKDSEAGPSHSFRRKEISAESGGSRTAGFSVSDSPIKAFTPISEATDCLVDFKRQLSAKPSQRAGRKRKFHR, from the exons ATGCCACGGAAAAAGCGAACTCGGAGAAGAGATACCGACGACGATGGCAGTGCATTTCCCAGCAAGAGAAGACACACAGATAATGACGAACTACTGatcatttctgacagcgaaaatgAG GAAGAGGAGCACAGACCAGCCGCCAGGGAAGGCCGTTTGCGTGGGAGAGAGACCAGAACACAGGCTAGAG TTTTGTGCCCAGACAGGGATGTTGTTTCCGCAGAGCTGACGGAGGAGGAGATGATGGAGTTGGCGGTGCGGCTGAGTGAAAGGGAAGCTGGGAACGCGGCGCTCAGACGacagcagcaggaagaggaggacatgAGGCTGGCCATCGCTCAGAGTCTACAT GCTAATGGCATGCAGGCTAACAGCGAGGACTGTGAGTCGTTGCCGTTGGTGATGACCCCTGTCGGGGGGTCACAGCCCTTGGCTGGCCAGAGCCCCACCCCCGCTGCAGAAAGCCCTGCCTTCCCCCCCAGAAAGAAGCCCTTATCTCTGAGTTTGAGCAATAGGAAGAGAGACGTATCCACAGAGGACCAGTTCACTATGGCAACCGGAGTGGGCGTggctcagagagggagggttagCGACccacccagccaatcagcagaccCGTCTGAGTCTCCGCCCATCGGCACGGACACTCCCCTGTCAGCTCCTCCTGCCTCAGAGGCG ATCGGCCCGTCCCAAGGAGAGGCCCTGGGCTCAGACTCTGAGGGAGAATCTCGGGGCTCCTCTGCGGGGGGCCCCTCCCAGGCGGGGGGCCCCTCCCACAGGCCCGTGCTCCGCATAGAGAAGCTGAGCCAGGCCCTGGAGCAGGACTGCCGCTCCGCCGGGTTTGTGCTCTGCTCGCAGAGCGATCCCGCCAAATTACCCGCGTCCGGCGCGTCGCCGTCCTCTCCGCCGCCGAGCCCGGAGCCCCCCCAGAGCCCCACCTTCCCCCGCTCAGACCGAAGGGAGGACGGGCGGGGGCCCGGAGGGGCGCGGAACTCTCCGGAAACGGCCGCGGCCGTCGCGTGTGCGCCGCGTGGAGGTGAAGAGGCTTCtgagcccccccctcaccgTAAAGGCCGACCCCCCGGGAGCCACGGCTGCTCTGAACGGACCCACAGATCCCACCTGGAGCCTCTGGTTCCGAGGGGCGTAATTCTGAAAGGCAAGCGCGAGGACGGGAGCAGAGATCAC GGCGGTTCTGATCGGGAGCAGAGCCAGCGCTCGACGAGCAGCCAGCCCGCTCACG GCGTGTCCGAGCGCACCGCTGGAGGGGCCCTGCAGGTGGCGCTGCAGCCTGGACAGGACTTCTCCACTCAGATGACACTACACTGGGAAGACAACGAGGATGAGGAAAGTCCTGTGGAG AATGAAGAATGCCCAATTGTGGCTCAGACCCCCAGTCCTCCAAGATCCCAGAGTGCAGTTTGTGAGCAGAGCAGTTACTCAGAATCGGAATCCCTCCTCAGAGATGTACCCGGCTCTGTGCCCAGCCCGGTCTTCCCGCGGGACGCCTCCCGAAATCCCACGACCCCCCTCAGCGGCCTGGCCCCCCCCTCGGCTCCCAGGgcgggtgtgggcggggccagaggcATTCGGAGAAAGATTACATTCAGGAACATGTACGCTCCCATACCTGCAGTGCCTTCAGGACAGGGAGAGCCCTCCTGCAGCGGTGGCCCCGGGGCTAGCCCCTCCCTCCAGGCCCCGGCCCAGCCCACTAAAgaggagcagggggcggggcatgtgCTGTATTACTGGGGCGTGCCCTTCTGCCCCCGGGGGCAGAACCCGGACGACTACACTCAGGTGATCCTCACCCAGCTGGAGGTGTACGAGAAGAGCCTGAAATCTGCCCAGCGGGGGCTGCTCCGCAAGGCCGAGTGGGGGGAGCCCGTGCTCCCCGGCCCCCTCAAACGGCCCTTCTGCCGCCGGGCCCGCCTCAAACGCTCCCGGCCTGCCCGGCCCCTGCGcaacgaggaggaggaggaggaggaggacccgggagaggcggaggaggaggaggaggaggaggaggagaggggcggaTCGCAGAAAGGCTCGGAGGCGGttgggggggacagagagggcgGGGCGCCGGACAGTGAAGCTCTGGAGGCTCCATCACAGACACTGCCAGAGGAG cCAAAATCCTCGTTGGACTCTAACTTTGTGCCTGAAGAACCACCAGACAAATTCAGACTTTTGAG GAGACGCGCCCTCAGGGACCGGACTCCCCCTCAGCCCGAGACACAGCTGCTGGAGcaccaggaggaagaggaggaggaggagggaatgTGTCCAG aGACCCAGATGAGCGAGGAGAACACGCAGGATGTGAACATGGAGAGCCCTGCTGGGAGTCAG CCCAGGCCGGAGTCTGAGGTGATGgaggtggagcaggaggaggtggggcaGGAGGTGCACAGCCAGCccacagaagcagcagcaggaggagaggaggccaCCATGGAGGTGGAGGTGACGGAGCAGGAGGCGCAGGATGCGCAGGATGCGCAGGGCCGCAGTGGGAGGGTGGAGTGTCCCATCTGCATGCACGGCTTCCCGCTGTCGCAGATCGAGATGCACGCTGCGTACTGCGACGGCAGCGCCGACACCGAGGAGAGCTGCTCACAGGCGCAAG CTATGGTTCTGCGGAAGAGCACCAGGAGGACTGAAGAGGCTGATGAGGATCGGCCCAGCACCAGACTTACCAG agTACCACTGCAGGAGAAGTGCTTCCTGTGTCACGGGCTGTTCCCTGTGCCTGAGTACGACAGCCACGTGGAGGCCTGCATCCAAAAGTCCACCCGCACCAATCAG GGAGCGAAGAGCTTGCTGACAGCGTTGGACCGGTCGGAGCAGAAAGACTCTG aAGCTGGGCCATCGCATTCATTCAGAAGGAAAGAAATCAG cgcGGAATCGGGCGGCAGCAGAACCGCGGGCTTCTCCGTCAGCGACTCCCCGATCAAGGCCTTCACGCCCATCTCCGAGGCAACCGACTGCCTGGTGGACTTCAAGCGGCAGCTCTCCGCCAAGCCCAGCCAGAGGGccggcaggaagaggaagttcCACCGGTAG
- the uimc1 gene encoding msx2-interacting protein isoform X3, with amino-acid sequence MPRKKRTRRRDTDDDGSAFPSKRRHTDNDELLIISDSENEEEEHRPAAREGRLRGRETRTQARELTEEEMMELAVRLSEREAGNAALRRQQQEEEDMRLAIAQSLHANGMQANSEDCESLPLVMTPVGGSQPLAGQSPTPAAESPAFPPRKKPLSLSLSNRKRDVSTEDQFTMATGVGVAQRGRVSDPPSQSADPSESPPIGTDTPLSAPPASEAIGPSQGEALGSDSEGESRGSSAGGPSQAGGPSHRPVLRIEKLSQALEQDCRSAGFVLCSQSDPAKLPASGASPSSPPPSPEPPQSPTFPRSDRREDGRGPGGARNSPETAAAVACAPRGGEEASEPPPHRKGRPPGSHGCSERTHRSHLEPLVPRGVILKGKREDGSRDHGGSDREQSQRSTSSQPAHGVSERTAGGALQVALQPGQDFSTQMTLHWEDNEDEESPVENEECPIVAQTPSPPRSQSAVCEQSSYSESESLLRDVPGSVPSPVFPRDASRNPTTPLSGLAPPSAPRAGVGGARGIRRKITFRNMYAPIPAVPSGQGEPSCSGGPGASPSLQAPAQPTKEEQGAGHVLYYWGVPFCPRGQNPDDYTQVILTQLEVYEKSLKSAQRGLLRKAEWGEPVLPGPLKRPFCRRARLKRSRPARPLRNEEEEEEEDPGEAEEEEEEEEERGGSQKGSEAVGGDREGGAPDSEALEAPSQTLPEEPKSSLDSNFVPEEPPDKFRLLRRRALRDRTPPQPETQLLEHQEEEEEEEGMCPETQMSEENTQDVNMESPAGSQPRPESEVMEVEQEEVGQEVHSQPTEAAAGGEEATMEVEVTEQEAQDAQDAQGRSGRVECPICMHGFPLSQIEMHAAYCDGSADTEESCSQAQAMVLRKSTRRTEEADEDRPSTRLTRVPLQEKCFLCHGLFPVPEYDSHVEACIQKSTRTNQGAKSLLTALDRSEQKDSEAGPSHSFRRKEISAESGGSRTAGFSVSDSPIKAFTPISEATDCLVDFKRQLSAKPSQRAGRKRKFHR; translated from the exons ATGCCACGGAAAAAGCGAACTCGGAGAAGAGATACCGACGACGATGGCAGTGCATTTCCCAGCAAGAGAAGACACACAGATAATGACGAACTACTGatcatttctgacagcgaaaatgAG GAAGAGGAGCACAGACCAGCCGCCAGGGAAGGCCGTTTGCGTGGGAGAGAGACCAGAACACAGGCTAGAG AGCTGACGGAGGAGGAGATGATGGAGTTGGCGGTGCGGCTGAGTGAAAGGGAAGCTGGGAACGCGGCGCTCAGACGacagcagcaggaagaggaggacatgAGGCTGGCCATCGCTCAGAGTCTACAT GCTAATGGCATGCAGGCTAACAGCGAGGACTGTGAGTCGTTGCCGTTGGTGATGACCCCTGTCGGGGGGTCACAGCCCTTGGCTGGCCAGAGCCCCACCCCCGCTGCAGAAAGCCCTGCCTTCCCCCCCAGAAAGAAGCCCTTATCTCTGAGTTTGAGCAATAGGAAGAGAGACGTATCCACAGAGGACCAGTTCACTATGGCAACCGGAGTGGGCGTggctcagagagggagggttagCGACccacccagccaatcagcagaccCGTCTGAGTCTCCGCCCATCGGCACGGACACTCCCCTGTCAGCTCCTCCTGCCTCAGAGGCG ATCGGCCCGTCCCAAGGAGAGGCCCTGGGCTCAGACTCTGAGGGAGAATCTCGGGGCTCCTCTGCGGGGGGCCCCTCCCAGGCGGGGGGCCCCTCCCACAGGCCCGTGCTCCGCATAGAGAAGCTGAGCCAGGCCCTGGAGCAGGACTGCCGCTCCGCCGGGTTTGTGCTCTGCTCGCAGAGCGATCCCGCCAAATTACCCGCGTCCGGCGCGTCGCCGTCCTCTCCGCCGCCGAGCCCGGAGCCCCCCCAGAGCCCCACCTTCCCCCGCTCAGACCGAAGGGAGGACGGGCGGGGGCCCGGAGGGGCGCGGAACTCTCCGGAAACGGCCGCGGCCGTCGCGTGTGCGCCGCGTGGAGGTGAAGAGGCTTCtgagcccccccctcaccgTAAAGGCCGACCCCCCGGGAGCCACGGCTGCTCTGAACGGACCCACAGATCCCACCTGGAGCCTCTGGTTCCGAGGGGCGTAATTCTGAAAGGCAAGCGCGAGGACGGGAGCAGAGATCAC GGCGGTTCTGATCGGGAGCAGAGCCAGCGCTCGACGAGCAGCCAGCCCGCTCACG GCGTGTCCGAGCGCACCGCTGGAGGGGCCCTGCAGGTGGCGCTGCAGCCTGGACAGGACTTCTCCACTCAGATGACACTACACTGGGAAGACAACGAGGATGAGGAAAGTCCTGTGGAG AATGAAGAATGCCCAATTGTGGCTCAGACCCCCAGTCCTCCAAGATCCCAGAGTGCAGTTTGTGAGCAGAGCAGTTACTCAGAATCGGAATCCCTCCTCAGAGATGTACCCGGCTCTGTGCCCAGCCCGGTCTTCCCGCGGGACGCCTCCCGAAATCCCACGACCCCCCTCAGCGGCCTGGCCCCCCCCTCGGCTCCCAGGgcgggtgtgggcggggccagaggcATTCGGAGAAAGATTACATTCAGGAACATGTACGCTCCCATACCTGCAGTGCCTTCAGGACAGGGAGAGCCCTCCTGCAGCGGTGGCCCCGGGGCTAGCCCCTCCCTCCAGGCCCCGGCCCAGCCCACTAAAgaggagcagggggcggggcatgtgCTGTATTACTGGGGCGTGCCCTTCTGCCCCCGGGGGCAGAACCCGGACGACTACACTCAGGTGATCCTCACCCAGCTGGAGGTGTACGAGAAGAGCCTGAAATCTGCCCAGCGGGGGCTGCTCCGCAAGGCCGAGTGGGGGGAGCCCGTGCTCCCCGGCCCCCTCAAACGGCCCTTCTGCCGCCGGGCCCGCCTCAAACGCTCCCGGCCTGCCCGGCCCCTGCGcaacgaggaggaggaggaggaggaggacccgggagaggcggaggaggaggaggaggaggaggaggagaggggcggaTCGCAGAAAGGCTCGGAGGCGGttgggggggacagagagggcgGGGCGCCGGACAGTGAAGCTCTGGAGGCTCCATCACAGACACTGCCAGAGGAG cCAAAATCCTCGTTGGACTCTAACTTTGTGCCTGAAGAACCACCAGACAAATTCAGACTTTTGAG GAGACGCGCCCTCAGGGACCGGACTCCCCCTCAGCCCGAGACACAGCTGCTGGAGcaccaggaggaagaggaggaggaggagggaatgTGTCCAG aGACCCAGATGAGCGAGGAGAACACGCAGGATGTGAACATGGAGAGCCCTGCTGGGAGTCAG CCCAGGCCGGAGTCTGAGGTGATGgaggtggagcaggaggaggtggggcaGGAGGTGCACAGCCAGCccacagaagcagcagcaggaggagaggaggccaCCATGGAGGTGGAGGTGACGGAGCAGGAGGCGCAGGATGCGCAGGATGCGCAGGGCCGCAGTGGGAGGGTGGAGTGTCCCATCTGCATGCACGGCTTCCCGCTGTCGCAGATCGAGATGCACGCTGCGTACTGCGACGGCAGCGCCGACACCGAGGAGAGCTGCTCACAGGCGCAAG CTATGGTTCTGCGGAAGAGCACCAGGAGGACTGAAGAGGCTGATGAGGATCGGCCCAGCACCAGACTTACCAG agTACCACTGCAGGAGAAGTGCTTCCTGTGTCACGGGCTGTTCCCTGTGCCTGAGTACGACAGCCACGTGGAGGCCTGCATCCAAAAGTCCACCCGCACCAATCAG GGAGCGAAGAGCTTGCTGACAGCGTTGGACCGGTCGGAGCAGAAAGACTCTG aAGCTGGGCCATCGCATTCATTCAGAAGGAAAGAAATCAG cgcGGAATCGGGCGGCAGCAGAACCGCGGGCTTCTCCGTCAGCGACTCCCCGATCAAGGCCTTCACGCCCATCTCCGAGGCAACCGACTGCCTGGTGGACTTCAAGCGGCAGCTCTCCGCCAAGCCCAGCCAGAGGGccggcaggaagaggaagttcCACCGGTAG